Part of the Undibacter mobilis genome is shown below.
TGTTCCAGATGAGCCGCATCGTGAAGCGGCCGATCGCGATGTTCGTCGATCAGAGCGATTCCGCTTCGATCCAGGCGTCGGTCGATGCCGGCGTCTCGGCCTATATCGTCGGCAATCTGCAGAAGGACCGCATCAAGACCATCCTCGACCTTTGCATCTCGCGCTTCAATGCGTTCTCGCGCCTGCAGAGCGAACTCGAGGAAGCCAAGGATGCGTTGCAGGAACGCAAGATCATTGATCGCGCCAAGGGCGTGCTGATGAAGGCCAAGGGACTCACTGAGGAGCAGGCCTATTCGCTCATGCGCAAGACGGCGATGAACGAGAACAAGAAGATCGCCGAAATCGCCCAGTCGGTGCTGACCGCCGCGGAGCTTTTCAAATGAAGAGAAACCTGCGGATCGGCTACATTCCGCTGATCGACGCCACGCCCATTTTGGTCGCGGCGGACCACGGCTTCGCCGAGGCGGAAGGGCTCAATATCGAGCTCGTGCGCGAAGTGTCGTGGTCGAAT
Proteins encoded:
- a CDS encoding ANTAR domain-containing response regulator; protein product: MQKGSDTGSQPQGGSRDASLKIVIVDESPIRAAILEDGLREAGFTQVQRIEETRNLLSRIYALDPDVILIDLENPSRDELEQMFQMSRIVKRPIAMFVDQSDSASIQASVDAGVSAYIVGNLQKDRIKTILDLCISRFNAFSRLQSELEEAKDALQERKIIDRAKGVLMKAKGLTEEQAYSLMRKTAMNENKKIAEIAQSVLTAAELFK